AGAATATTCTGCACGAAGTCGGCGCGCTGATCGCCGAACATGATCTCATCGGCGAGGGTGATCGCATCATGGTCGCTGTTTCCGGTGGCAAAGATTCGCACGCGCTGCTGCACATTCTGCTCGACCTGCAGGCGAAGGCACCGGTAAATTTTTCGATTTTTGCCTATACGCTCGACCAAAAACAGCCGGGCTTTGATGCCAGCTCGCTTATACAATACTATGAAGAGATTGGTGTCGAATATATCATCGGCGAGCGCGACACGTATTCGGTTGTAACCGAAAAAATACCTGCGGGGCAGACGTTTTGTTCGCTGTGTTCGCGGCTGCGCCGCGGCATACTCTATGACGAAGCCGAAAGGCTCGGCGCCACAAAAATTGCCCTTGGGCACCATGCCAACGATGCGCTCGAAACGCTGCTTTTGAACCTGTTTTACAGCGGCAAACTCGCCGCGATGCCGCCGAAACTGGTCAGCGATGATGCACGAAATACGGTGATCAGGCCGCTGATGCGCGTGGCAGAAGAAGAACTTACGGGACTCGCGCGGGCGCTGAATTTTCC
The sequence above is a segment of the Turneriella parva DSM 21527 genome. Coding sequences within it:
- the ttcA gene encoding tRNA 2-thiocytidine(32) synthetase TtcA, yielding MLSEAATLVKREIRLRKIPAEFRKEYKNILHEVGALIAEHDLIGEGDRIMVAVSGGKDSHALLHILLDLQAKAPVNFSIFAYTLDQKQPGFDASSLIQYYEEIGVEYIIGERDTYSVVTEKIPAGQTFCSLCSRLRRGILYDEAERLGATKIALGHHANDALETLLLNLFYSGKLAAMPPKLVSDDARNTVIRPLMRVAEEELTGLARALNFPILPCNLCNNQEGLQRARIKALIEDESKRNTNLIHSAKRAMANVKPSHLWDLSLSRREE